The DNA sequence CGAGCTGATTATACAGGAACGAGCCGAGCAGGAACTGCCGGATGATTGGGAAGCACCACAAGGAGGAAGCAACCATGGACCGACTGGAACACTGGAATAAGGGGACGCTCATTCGAAAGGAAGAGCTGAAAGGCCGGCTGGAAGCGGTGCTGTTTGCAGCCGGGGATCCCATGACGGTTCGGGAAATGGCCACACTGCTGGACGTGGTGCCGGATGCTGTGGAGATGCTGCTGGAGGAGATGGCGCTGGATTACGCGAGGGCAGAGCGCGGTCTTCAGATTATTCGGCTGGAGGATCGGATCCAGCTGACCACGAAACTGGACTATTCCAGTTCGGTGCTCAAGCTCGCCCAGGTCAACGAACGACAGACTCTGTCCAAGGGCGCGCTGGAATGCCTGGCCATCATCGCCTACAAGCAGCCGGTAACCCGGGTGGAGGTGGATGAAATCCGCGGCGTCAGTTCTGACTATGTCCTCAGCAAGCTGCTGGAACGAAGCTTTATTACGGTCATTGGCCGAAAGAACGTGCCAGGCAAACCAAAACTCTATGCGACAACCGATGAATTCCTGCGTCAGTTCGGCTTTTCCAACCTCAAGGCCTTCTCAGAGGATGAAACCTATCAATCCCTGCTCCGGCGGGTAGGAACAGGCTCTGAGGAAGGTGATCTGGAGATACTTCCGGATGATGACGAGGGGGAAGAGACCCAGTTGACGCTTTGGGGCCAGGAGAAGTCCGAATGAGCCGCTTTTCCCTGGTGACCGGAGTCAGCGACCTGTCTCACCGGATCATTCGCAGCCTGTTTCCCGATGGCGGGAAGCTGGCCATGGACTGCACGCTGGGCAATGGTCACGATGCGGATTTTCTGGCCGACTGGTTCGAGGAAGTCATTGCAATGGATATTCTGCCGCATGCGGTGGAAAACTACCCGGCAAAATCGAATGTCATGAAATATTGCATGGACCATGCTGCAATTGAAAGTTTTCATGCAAATCCAGACCTGATCGTGTATAATTTAGGGTATCTACCCGGTGGGGACAAACAGACGACCACCACGGCCGACCGGACCATCCCGTCACTTCAGGCCGCACTGCATATTCTCCGTCCCGGCGGCTTTATTTCCATCGCTCTTTATACAGGCCACGATGGCGGGGAAGAGGCCAGGGCGGTGCTTGATTTTGTGCAGGCCCTCCCGGAACGTGACTACGGTGTGATCCACTACAACTTTATCAATCGAAGCAATCAGCCTCCCAGCTTATTGACTGTGGAAAAAAGGAAGGAATAATCTGCATGGAAACTACCAACCTGGATCTGATGAGGATCATCCAGTCCAAGTTTACGCGACTGTCCAAAGGTCAGAAAATGATCGCCGACTTTATTTTGAAGCATTATGACAAGGCCGCCTTCATGACAGCTGCCAAATTGGGGCAGAATGTCGGCGTCTCTGAATCCACGGTGGTTCGCTTTGCGATTGAACTGGGCTATGAGGGCTATCCGGAACTGCAAAAATCACTGCAGGAACTGGTTAAGACCAAACTGACCGCGGTTCAGCGCCTGGAACTGACCAATGATCTGGTGGATGAGGAAAATGCGCTGAAAAGTGTGCTCAAGGCTGATATGGAAAACATCCGAACCACCATGGAAAAGGTAAACCAGAGAACCTTTGATGCCTTTGTCGACCATATCGTCAATGCCAACAAAGTATATATCATCGGCCTGCGCAGCTCCTCCGCGCTGTCGGAATTCCTCGGTTTCTACCTGAATCTGATTTTGAACAACGTTCTTGTGCTGCAGCATGGGATGAGCGACATTTATGAGCAAATGCTCCATCTGGGACCCAATGATGTCATTATCGGCATCGGTTTCCCGCGCTATTCGATCAAAACAGTCCAGATCCTGAAATTTGCCCGCGGCCGCGGCGCTAAGGTGCTGTGCCTGACGGATTCGCTGTTGTCGCCACTGGCAGCCATTTCTGATCTGACGGTCATCGCTCAGAGCAACATGGCTTCCTTCGTCGATTCGCTGGTAGCACCCATGTCGATTATCAACGCCATCATCATCTCAGTCGGTTTGAAGCGCCGCCAGGCAGTCAGCGAAACGTTCTCCAAGCTGGAAGAAATCTGGGAAGAGAACAAAGTATTCCTGACCTGATGTTCAGCGGACATCAACTGATGTCGTTCCACGGTGTCCAAAAACCACCCGGTTTTTGGACACCGTTGTTTTTTGCTTATATCGATAAGTGACAACTTATGCTTATTATTAAAAGTCCATTTGTAATGGGTTAAATTTTCTGAAATTTACTTATCAGAGCGATAACTTTCGCCGATTTTATCAAACTAACATTTGAGTTCTTGGCCTTTTTTAAAATTTTGTGAACGAAAATTACAGAAAGGTAGTTTATGTAAATGTTTTTATGCAAAGGTGGTAAAGTTTGATTTTGACCTTACAAAACGGACATTTGATAGTAAAATGTTTATGTAAGCAGTAACATTCATGTTTAGGAGGTTATCATTCATGGCAAACAACATCATGGCACCAAAAGAATATATTGAAAGTGTCCTTGAGGATGTCAAAAAAAGAAACGCCAACGAACCAGAATTCATCCAGGCGGTGGAAGAAGTCTTCCATTCACTGAAACCAATTCTGGAACAGCACCCTGAGTACATCGAAAACAACCTGCTCTCGCGGTTTGTAGAACCCGAGCGGCAGATCATGTTTAAGGTTCCGTGGAGAGATGATGCAGGCAACCTGCATGTCAACAGAGGCTACCGTGTTCAGTTCAACGGCGCCATCGGACCCTACAAGGGCGGTCTGAGATTCCAGCCCAATGTTTATCTTGGAATTATTAAATTCCTCGGATTCGAACAGATCCTGAAAAACTCCCTGACCGGTCTCCCGATCGGCGGCGGAAAAGGTGGAGCTGACTTCGACCCGACTGGCAAATCCGATGCTGAAATCCGTCGTTTCTGCGAAAGCTTCATGATGGAACTGTATCGCCACATCGGACCGGACGTTGACGTACCGGCTGGTGACATGGGTGTTGCAGGAAGAGAAATCGGATACCTGTATGGAACCTATAAGAGAATTAAGGGCGTATTCGAGAACGGCGTTCTGACCGGAAAAGGCATCCCTTACGGCGGATCCCTGATTCGTCCGGAAGCAACCGGTTTCGGTATCGCTTACTTCTGCAATGAGATCCTCAAGCACGAGAATGACACTATGGAAGGCAAAACTGTGGCCGTTTCCGGATTCGGCAACGTTTCATGGGGCGCCTGCATGAAGGTCAGCCACCTCGGTGGTAAAGTCGTTACATTGTCCGGACCGGACGGATACATCTATGATCCGAACGGCGTCAACACCCCGGAAAAATGGAACTACATGGTCGAGATGAGAAACTCAGGCCGCAACAAGGTCAAGGACTACGCTGACAAATTCGGCGTGGAATTCTTCCCCGGAGAAAAACCATGGGGCAGAAAAGTTGACATCATCATGCCCTGCGCAATGCAGAATGACATCCGCATTGAACACGCTGAGCAGATTGTTGCCAACGGCATCAAGTACATCTGTGAAGGCGCCAACATGCCTTGCACCAATGAAGCAGTAAACTACTTCCAGGAAAAGGGCCTCATCGTCGGACCTTCCAAGGCAGCCAATGCCGGTGGAGTTTCCGTTTCCGCTCTGGAAATGGCTCAGAACTCCATGAGATTCTCCTGGACCGAAGAAGAAGTAGATGCCAAGCTGAAGCAGATCATGTTCAACATCCACAAGAACGCCATGGACGCCGCTGAAAAATACGGCTTCGGCTACAACCTCGTGGCTGGCGCTAACCTCGCTGGATTTGACAAAGTTGCCAAGGCAATGATGGCTCAGGGCGATTACTAAGAATCATTTTTCCCATTAAAGATTAAAGAACATCAAAAAAACCAGACACGTGAGATCATATGGTGTGGCTCTCGCAAGTCTGGTTTTTCTTTTTTTGCAGGATGGATCCATGAACCTGCACGCCATTTTTGTATGAGAAGCCCCGGAATCTGCTGACAATGCTCAGAATCGCAGAATCATCGAGCTGCCGCTACTGCGACCATTGAGTCGGCAGCGAAGGATTTCAACCACATTGTTCGGATGGAGCAGCCGTCTGGGACAGGCGGTGGATGCAAATTAGGAGCAGGTGTTGTATATTGAAAAAGAAAGGTCTGTTAAGCAGACTCAAACTCAAAGAAGGATAAGGTAATCTCATTGAAAGTACTGATCGTTGGCGCAGGAGCGTCCGGAATGATGGCCGCCATCGCGGCGGCGGGCTGCGGTCATGAAGTGACCGTGCTGGAACGTAATAAAATAATCGGCAGGAAACTGTATATCACGGGCAAAGGGCGCTGCAATGTGACCAATGCTTCTGATATCAGTGATTTTTTCCCATCCATTCCACGCAATCCGGAATTTCTGTATTCCGCGCTTTATACATACTCCAATGTTCAGCTGATGGACTGGCTCAGAGAAAGAGGACTGAAGCTGAAAACAGAGCGGGGTCAGCGGGTATTTCCACTGTCGGACAAAAGCTCCGATGTAATCGGCGTCTTTCGACGGGAGCTGGAGCGGCTGGGCGTAACCATTGAATATGAAACCCAGGTCCAGGGCATTCGCCATACCGGCGGACAGATTACCGGACTGGTGACCAGCCGGGGACTCAAGACGGCGGATCATTACATTCTGGCAGCGGGAGGCGGCAGTTACCCTCTGACCGGATCCGACGGCGGCATTCTGGGAATGCTAAAAGGTCTGGGCATCAAAACTCAGCCGTTTACGCCCAGTCTGATCCCGCTGACGGTCAAAGAACCCGAGGTTGTTCAGCTGGCCGGGGTTTCCCTGAAGAACGTGACATTTACGCTGCTGGAAGGCAAACGGGTCCTTTATCAGGAGTTGGGCGAGATGCTGTTTACCCATGACGGAGTATCCGGTCCGCTGGTACTGTCAGCCAGCTGTCTGCGGACGCAGGGTTCTATGCATTGTGAAATTGACCTGAAACCGGGACTGACGGAAGAAATGCTGGATGCCAGAATCCTGCGCGATTTTGCCAAATATCAGAACAAAGATTTGGCGAATGGCCTGTCCGATCTTCTGATCGGCCGGCTGATTCCCCTGATTCTGGAGCGGGCAAAGATTCCGCCCGATACCAAGGTTCATTCAGTGACAAAGCAGCAGCGCCGCGCGCTGCTTGAGTCGATCAAGCATCTGACCTTTACCGTAAAGGGCACGCGGCCCCTGGCGGAAGCTATCATTTCCCGCGGAGGAGTCGATGTGTCGGAAGTCGATCCTTCCACGATGAAACTGATCCGCTATTCCAACGGATCCGTCTGCGGTGAACTCATCGATGTCGATGCCTTTACCGGAGGCTACAATTTGCAGATTGCCATCTCGACGGGCCATCTGGCGGGGGTAAGCCTATGATCGCGCTGCGGGGAGCTACCACAGTAACTGCCAATGAAGCCGAAAACCTACGCGAGCGGACACTGGAACTTTGGGATCGAATTCGTCAGGCAAACTCCTTTGAACCGGAAGATATCGTATCGGTGATTTTCACCTGCACCCGGGACATCGACTGCGACTATCCGGGGAAGTATGTTCGACTGGAACGAGGTCTGACGCGAGCCTCCCTTCTGCATTTCAATGAAATGAATGTAGTCGGGACCCTGCCTATGTGCATCCGCATTCAGATCCAGCTTGATCTGCCCAAAGACCGCCGGACCATTCCGGTATATCTGCATGAAGCCGCCTCGCTGCGTCCGGATCTGACACCGATTGACTGACCCGGGCCTGAAAGCGGGCCGGCGGGATGGGATGCCAACGCCCGACGAACCCGTGTTTTATCATGGGTAAGGTGGAAATTCAGCCCGTTTTCATGTATAATGTATGAGTGTTGGAGTGTATCCTGACACGATGAACCAATCGAAGTCGAGGACAGGAGCAGAGCCATGAGAGAAATTATTCTGGCCGATCACGCGGGGTTCTGTTTTGGCGTTCAGAGGGCTGTAACCAACGCTTTGGATATGAAAAATCCCAAAGGACGGGTTCTGACCTTCGGAGAACTGATCCATAACAGCGATGTGGTGAAGAAGCTGGAACAAAGCGGAATCCATGCAATTTCTGAAGAAAACTTCGGCAGTGTAACAAAGGATGACACCATATTGATCCGGAGTCACGGTGTGACAAAGGCAAAACTGGAAGAACTGGGTACGATAACGGATAAAGTCCTGAATCTGACCTGCCCATACGTTACAAACATTCAACGCAAAGTCAGTGAGTATCATGCCAAAGGCTATCGGATCATCATCCTCGGGGATGCTTCGCATCCGGAAGTCATCGGCATCAACGGCTGGTGCGGCAACAGCGCATTGATTTCCAAGGGAGGGGATGTTGACTTCACCATCCCGGCGAAATGTTGCGTTGTGGCTCAAACCACCGAACGGCAGTCCAACTGGGAAAAACTCATTGGAACACTGGCCACCCGCACCAAAGAAATGGTTGCGATCAACACCATCTGTGCCGCCACGGAGCAGCGTCAGACCTCCACCACGAAACTTTCCAGGGAAGTGGATGCGATGGTTGTTATTGGAGGAAAGCATTCCTCCAATACGACGAAGCTCTATGAGATTTGCAAGACAAACTGCAATCACACTTTCTTTGTGGAAAATGCTGAAGAATTAAAACAATATATCGAAGAGCTCAAAGGTTACGAGAAAATTGGAGTCACAGCCGGTGCGTCAACCCCGGACTGGATCATCAAGGAGGCAATTGAACTATTATGAACGACGAAATGAGAATTGACGAGAACACTCCGGTGCTGGAAGAAACAACCAACGAAGCCGCAGTGACACAGACTGCGCCTGTCGAAGAGACTGCCGCTCCGGTTGCTGAAGAAGCAGAAGCCGTGACAGAGGAAGTTGCTGAACTGGTCGCAGAAGAAGTTGTTGAACCGGTTGCAGAAGAAGCGACAGTGGAAGTTTCTGAGCCGGTTGCAGAAGCCGTTGCAGAAAAGCCCGAAGAAGAAATGACCATGGAAGAACTCATGCAGAAATATGACCATCCGGTTCGGATGGGACAGATCATCAAAGGCAAAGTCATTCAGCTGGATGACAAAGAAGCCATCATCGCGCTCATCGGAGCCGGCAATGACGGCAAACTTGCCCTTGACGAAGTTTCCTTCGATGATTCAGCCAAACTGACCGATCTGATGTCCATCGGAGACGAAGTAGAAGCTAAGATCATCCGCCGTCCCATCGAGAATGATTCCTTCTACATCCTGTCTGTAAAAGAAGTACAGCGCGAAGCATCCAAGGATGAGCTTCTGGCCGTTCTGGGCAAGGATGAAACCATCCCGGCCAGAGTCAAGGAAGCAGTCAAGGGCGGTCTGGTTGCCTTCTACAAGGGTCATCGCATCTTCATCCCGGCTTCCCATGTCGATGTTAACTCAGTCCGCGACCTCAAGCAGTTTGTTGGTCAGGAAATTGACATCAACGTTATCGAGGCAGAAGAAAGAAGAGGCTCAACCCGCATTGTCGGATCCCGCAAGAAGCATATGCTCAAAGAGAAACAGGCGCTGGAAGGCAAGACCTGGGAAGAACTGGAAGTCGATCAGGTTCATGAAGGCCGCGTGGAGCGCCTCACAGACTTTGGCGCATTCATCAGCATTAACGGCGTGGATGGACTGCTCCACATTTCAGAAATCACCCACGGCAAGATTCCAAAGCCATCCTCCGTTCTGAAGGTCGGTGACATGGTTCAGGTCAAGATCATCGGCATTGACAAGGAGAACAAAAAGCTGTCGCTCTCCATGAAGGCTCTTCAGGAAGATCCCTGGAAGAACATTTCCGAGAAGTACCCGAATGAATCCATCGTACTTGGCAAAGTGGTCCGCTTCACGGACTTCGGCGCGTTCATCGAACTGGAACCCGGCGTCGACGGACTGGCTCATATCTCCCAGCTGTCCCATGCCAGAGTGGAAAAGCCCAGCGATGTACTGACCATTGGGGACACCATCAAGGTCATGGTCCTGGATTCCAATGAAAAGGACAAGAAAGTATCCCTCAGCGTGAAGGCTGTCGAATAATCCCGGTTAAACCGAACATTGCAGACGCACTCCGATTCCGGAGTGCGTTTTTTCGCGTAGCCCCCAGCCGCTCATTCAGGCAGTCAACCGGCTTGTGCATCATGAAATTCAAAATTCTGAATCCTTTGGAGCACCAGGCGGCACCATTGTCATCTTTTTGAGCAAAATTATATATCAGAACCTGATTTTGGTTTAGAATAAGAGTATTGAGTGTCCTGCCTGAACCAGGCCAGTAAAAGGGGAGAGGAGACAGCTATGACAGATTTTCAATTACATAACGCCCAAGCAGAGGATCTCCAGAAGTACCCTGATTTCTTTGCCCGGGCAGCACTGTTTAATACGCTGAATCAACCGGCGCAGCCCCAGACATTTGATCAGAATTTTATCTCGCGGATGACAGCCCGTTCCGTGGACAAGCTGGTGTTTTATCGCCAGGTGCCGGTATTCTATCTGAACTATAAGAAAGCAGCTGTCGTCCATCCCATCGAAACGATGATTCTCGATGACCGGGTCGAGGTGCCTCAGGACGAGCTTTACCATTTCATCCGGACTGAATGCTTCGATAAAGTCAGTCTGAAGCTGATGCATGATAAATTTGAATATCATACCTGTGACCGGCCGCTGAATGAAAGCGTGCTGGAACATATCGGATTTTTGCGAAAAAAAAACCATCGGGTCATGAATTTGCCTCTGGAGTTTCACCGGAGTCATCCTCTGTCGGAAGAGATCCTGGAGCACATCCGAATCGCCCCGGTCGAATCCTCTCAGGACATGACCGACCGGGTAAACATTCAAAACGGCGTATTCCATGATAAAAGCCGTACGCCGCTGGTCTGGCTCGACGTCCAGACGGAAATGAAGAACAAAAGCTACATTGATCGGCTGTCCCTGCTCCTCAGATGGGATGGCACCCCCTGTGCCTATGGCCAGATCATCACCAACAGTTCTGCGTTCTATCTGGTCAACTTCGGGGTGCTGCCACCCTATCAGGGCAGAGGACTGGCACACATCCTGCTGGACGCCTTGCTGAACGCTGCCAAAGAGCAGGGCATACGACAGATCATGCTGGAAGTCTATGAGGACAATACCCGGGCCATTTCCCTGTATGAGGAACACGGCTTCAAGACCATGTACAATAAAAGTCAGTGGATCTACCAGAAAAAACAGTGATGCGAAGCTCCTCGGACACCCATTTGAAAATCCTTGCTGGGAAATTGACCTGTCTCGAGAAGTTAACCTGTCTCGAGAAGTTAACCTGTCATGTGGGATTAACCTGAATCGACGGATAAGCCTGCAGGAGACGGTACGGAGGAACTGAACTGATATAAAGATCCTGTCCAACGGGCAGGATCTTTATTCATGGCTGGCTAGTGGATGATGGAAGCCAATCCCGGAAGAAACCTGGGATCTGGTGAAACCGAATGGATCGAATTCTCTCCGTGCCGCATTTCAATTAGCTCTAGGATTTTTGGGCGTTGGTGAGTAAAATCAGCGAGAGACTCATCGGACAGGGACTATCTTCGTTGCTATGAGGATCATTGCTTTGAAGTCTGCTGCTCAAAAGGCTGCCGCTGCTCAAATAGCCGCCCGAAAGACCACCCTCAGGCGACTTCCCATAGAATTGGAACAGGTGGTCGATTTCTGTTATAATATCGAGATA is a window from the Clostridiaceae bacterium HFYG-1003 genome containing:
- the gdhA gene encoding NADP-specific glutamate dehydrogenase translates to MANNIMAPKEYIESVLEDVKKRNANEPEFIQAVEEVFHSLKPILEQHPEYIENNLLSRFVEPERQIMFKVPWRDDAGNLHVNRGYRVQFNGAIGPYKGGLRFQPNVYLGIIKFLGFEQILKNSLTGLPIGGGKGGADFDPTGKSDAEIRRFCESFMMELYRHIGPDVDVPAGDMGVAGREIGYLYGTYKRIKGVFENGVLTGKGIPYGGSLIRPEATGFGIAYFCNEILKHENDTMEGKTVAVSGFGNVSWGACMKVSHLGGKVVTLSGPDGYIYDPNGVNTPEKWNYMVEMRNSGRNKVKDYADKFGVEFFPGEKPWGRKVDIIMPCAMQNDIRIEHAEQIVANGIKYICEGANMPCTNEAVNYFQEKGLIVGPSKAANAGGVSVSALEMAQNSMRFSWTEEEVDAKLKQIMFNIHKNAMDAAEKYGFGYNLVAGANLAGFDKVAKAMMAQGDY
- a CDS encoding S1 RNA-binding domain-containing protein; its protein translation is MNDEMRIDENTPVLEETTNEAAVTQTAPVEETAAPVAEEAEAVTEEVAELVAEEVVEPVAEEATVEVSEPVAEAVAEKPEEEMTMEELMQKYDHPVRMGQIIKGKVIQLDDKEAIIALIGAGNDGKLALDEVSFDDSAKLTDLMSIGDEVEAKIIRRPIENDSFYILSVKEVQREASKDELLAVLGKDETIPARVKEAVKGGLVAFYKGHRIFIPASHVDVNSVRDLKQFVGQEIDINVIEAEERRGSTRIVGSRKKHMLKEKQALEGKTWEELEVDQVHEGRVERLTDFGAFISINGVDGLLHISEITHGKIPKPSSVLKVGDMVQVKIIGIDKENKKLSLSMKALQEDPWKNISEKYPNESIVLGKVVRFTDFGAFIELEPGVDGLAHISQLSHARVEKPSDVLTIGDTIKVMVLDSNEKDKKVSLSVKAVE
- a CDS encoding MurR/RpiR family transcriptional regulator, producing the protein METTNLDLMRIIQSKFTRLSKGQKMIADFILKHYDKAAFMTAAKLGQNVGVSESTVVRFAIELGYEGYPELQKSLQELVKTKLTAVQRLELTNDLVDEENALKSVLKADMENIRTTMEKVNQRTFDAFVDHIVNANKVYIIGLRSSSALSEFLGFYLNLILNNVLVLQHGMSDIYEQMLHLGPNDVIIGIGFPRYSIKTVQILKFARGRGAKVLCLTDSLLSPLAAISDLTVIAQSNMASFVDSLVAPMSIINAIIISVGLKRRQAVSETFSKLEEIWEENKVFLT
- the scpB gene encoding SMC-Scp complex subunit ScpB; the encoded protein is MDRLEHWNKGTLIRKEELKGRLEAVLFAAGDPMTVREMATLLDVVPDAVEMLLEEMALDYARAERGLQIIRLEDRIQLTTKLDYSSSVLKLAQVNERQTLSKGALECLAIIAYKQPVTRVEVDEIRGVSSDYVLSKLLERSFITVIGRKNVPGKPKLYATTDEFLRQFGFSNLKAFSEDETYQSLLRRVGTGSEEGDLEILPDDDEGEETQLTLWGQEKSE
- a CDS encoding class I SAM-dependent methyltransferase, coding for MSRFSLVTGVSDLSHRIIRSLFPDGGKLAMDCTLGNGHDADFLADWFEEVIAMDILPHAVENYPAKSNVMKYCMDHAAIESFHANPDLIVYNLGYLPGGDKQTTTTADRTIPSLQAALHILRPGGFISIALYTGHDGGEEARAVLDFVQALPERDYGVIHYNFINRSNQPPSLLTVEKRKE
- the ispH gene encoding 4-hydroxy-3-methylbut-2-enyl diphosphate reductase, with amino-acid sequence MREIILADHAGFCFGVQRAVTNALDMKNPKGRVLTFGELIHNSDVVKKLEQSGIHAISEENFGSVTKDDTILIRSHGVTKAKLEELGTITDKVLNLTCPYVTNIQRKVSEYHAKGYRIIILGDASHPEVIGINGWCGNSALISKGGDVDFTIPAKCCVVAQTTERQSNWEKLIGTLATRTKEMVAINTICAATEQRQTSTTKLSREVDAMVVIGGKHSSNTTKLYEICKTNCNHTFFVENAEELKQYIEELKGYEKIGVTAGASTPDWIIKEAIELL
- a CDS encoding NAD(P)/FAD-dependent oxidoreductase, which encodes MKVLIVGAGASGMMAAIAAAGCGHEVTVLERNKIIGRKLYITGKGRCNVTNASDISDFFPSIPRNPEFLYSALYTYSNVQLMDWLRERGLKLKTERGQRVFPLSDKSSDVIGVFRRELERLGVTIEYETQVQGIRHTGGQITGLVTSRGLKTADHYILAAGGGSYPLTGSDGGILGMLKGLGIKTQPFTPSLIPLTVKEPEVVQLAGVSLKNVTFTLLEGKRVLYQELGEMLFTHDGVSGPLVLSASCLRTQGSMHCEIDLKPGLTEEMLDARILRDFAKYQNKDLANGLSDLLIGRLIPLILERAKIPPDTKVHSVTKQQRRALLESIKHLTFTVKGTRPLAEAIISRGGVDVSEVDPSTMKLIRYSNGSVCGELIDVDAFTGGYNLQIAISTGHLAGVSL
- the aroH gene encoding chorismate mutase; this translates as MIALRGATTVTANEAENLRERTLELWDRIRQANSFEPEDIVSVIFTCTRDIDCDYPGKYVRLERGLTRASLLHFNEMNVVGTLPMCIRIQIQLDLPKDRRTIPVYLHEAASLRPDLTPID
- a CDS encoding GNAT family N-acetyltransferase — protein: MTDFQLHNAQAEDLQKYPDFFARAALFNTLNQPAQPQTFDQNFISRMTARSVDKLVFYRQVPVFYLNYKKAAVVHPIETMILDDRVEVPQDELYHFIRTECFDKVSLKLMHDKFEYHTCDRPLNESVLEHIGFLRKKNHRVMNLPLEFHRSHPLSEEILEHIRIAPVESSQDMTDRVNIQNGVFHDKSRTPLVWLDVQTEMKNKSYIDRLSLLLRWDGTPCAYGQIITNSSAFYLVNFGVLPPYQGRGLAHILLDALLNAAKEQGIRQIMLEVYEDNTRAISLYEEHGFKTMYNKSQWIYQKKQ